A section of the Rubritalea squalenifaciens DSM 18772 genome encodes:
- a CDS encoding autotransporter-associated beta strand repeat-containing protein, whose amino-acid sequence MELNSSNLKFSWIASRHLRLSPAALLITGLLTTSGWGQIISYRDGENRQAPVSTSNNALLNLPSGIATQSGIIYGGGSITKAGAGELILTANNTYQGATSISLGSLRIGNNSTSGSLGSGNVNNNGSLIFDRSNTITVGNLISGTGSLTQDGSGTLNLGGAHTYTGATIINSGNLRLYHTMALQNSTVAINTHNGLNLNNLSATLGGLSGNGNLSLGSSTLTVGNNNANTSYSGTLSGSGKLTKIGSGVFTLAGSNTYSGNTTVNAGTLRLAHASALQNADVSIGSAGTLDLNNFNTNLTSISGSGGLGLGSATLTIAAGNQNKSFAGVISGTGKVVKTGSGSLTFTGANSYTGSTSVQAGSLVIGQGNTNALQNSAVTMAAGATLRFDDNGDGSEYRLASLAGGGTVDIEGSRLELGFDNSSTTFAGAFIEDAAFSAGVIAKYGSGTFTLTGSGHSVDGLQLREGSLTLDGTAGDLGDIQNLAGNTQLTLRNVNALSAESLYNEGTLLVTGANMNLTTEGDFDNKNQFTLSNGALLTATGSFEQGASDSTTIDQASLTIARFGDAQGTIAISDPTGGTALSIGSSSGTSTFAGAIVDHTSSSGSVKKTGNSTVIFSGANTYSGATSIEAGSLTISQGNSNALLNSAVTVASGATLRFDDQGDGFVYSIGSLAGAGTVDINGGDLGIGWDNSSTTFAGALVDDPNFNGDGIKKFGSGTLTLTGSGHHVTVLQIRDGSLILDGAAGDFGEIQINSENHFTIQNGSTPSIASLYNVGTLLVTGSSTDFTIEGSLRNFNQFSMSNGASLTATDVFEQSDSDTTIIDQASLTLARFGNAQGTIAISDPAGGTALTIGTDSDTSTFAGTIVDHTSGSGSIIKTGNSTIILSAANTFSGTIRIEEGIVRLGHPLALQNAHVIVGANGILDINGFNPTFASLSGVGNLALGTSTLTLGNGDGDSTFAGIISGTGGLIKKGTGSLTLTGANTYSGPTKIEAGKIIISKGNTSALHHSAVTVAAGATLKFDDQGDGFDYNIGSLAGGGTVDFSGGELKLGFDNSSTTFAGALVDAPHLGGGVVKKFGSGTLTLTGSGHSISELQIKDGSLIIDGAAGYLGDIQNHPESSQLTLQNVSTLSIDSIYNASSLLVTGAGTDLTVQGNLRNFNQFTLSNGARLTATGVFEQNASDTTTIDRASLTLARYGNALGTIAISDPADGTALTIGTNSGTSTFSGVIVDHTSGPGSITKAGDSTVIFSGANTYSGTTTVSDGTLIISEGNTTALRNSAVTVASGATLLFDDDGVGSSYQIGSLAGGGTVDFRLGELDVGLNNTSTTFSGAFTYDTLNSPGEIEKRGGGTLTLNGSNHSIGELEVFEGGILIDGASGNFGALKIQSSNSTMTIQDVDETFQVNSLLNFGTLNIIGGGTEVISTGDFTNENQLTISSGSRVVTSGDFFQSTGDTLTVDRASFTFAKFDNTAGTIAISDPDPNAGSALTVGSSNGTSTFSGIIKDHTNGPGSVTKTGNSTVIFSGANTYSGATMISEGTLAISNGNVTTLANSAVTVASGAQLTFDDVDQWEYRIGSVAGAGVIDVGTGTLDIGRDNASTTFSGAFRLTETTTSGQVEKNGSGMLTLTGSGHDVGLLEVQSGSVTLDGAVGSFDRVDALASTTIRNTDNAFVVGQLRSFNTLTITGAGTLVETTGNVENFNTLLVEDGATVRPLNEFIHDSGATTTVDRASLVVPKFGFTNKGTIAISDPTNGTALTIGSNSGNSTFAGTIVDHTSGPGSVTKTGSNSITLSGANTYSGATTIEAGNLIISEGNTTALSKSSVIVASGATLTFDDDDFGAQYQMGSIAGGGTVNYRVGELQVGSDNSSTLFDGSFTHETLNGSGRMEKRGSGALTLTGSGHLVGGLESFGGEVIFDGTSGEFGSIRSVKGSITFRNVDSNLGISDISNFKTLTVTGSNTGLTIQGDLYNEDQVRISSGASITVTGGLFQRSGAAIIVDEASFTFANFSNGEGTIAITDPTDGTALTIGKNSGLSTFAGTIVDHTSGPGSVTKTGNSTVILAGNNSYTGTTIIEAGTLKTDNLSGSLTNTSGTFSPGNSPAHTTISGDYTQQAAGTLEIELAGPTQGSEYDFLDISGTANLAGNINVTFLGDYSPSGGESFTILSAGTLTNNGYTLNLPDLANSGLEWKVGTTATSLTLSVEFTDNIEGFRAQYGLNPDGSDDFLDWSNNGTKNILYHAFGLGDPNNASINRSRLPSGEQDGDSFAFTYLEPIATTTGISITPVISTNLTAWQTPPALGELPTSTITEDLGDGYQRHTLTFPIKTSPRFFTVEVTVGD is encoded by the coding sequence ATGGAGTTAAACAGCTCAAATCTCAAATTCTCATGGATTGCCTCTCGGCATCTACGTCTCTCGCCCGCAGCCTTATTAATCACTGGCTTACTTACCACATCCGGCTGGGGGCAGATCATCAGCTACAGGGACGGCGAGAACCGCCAGGCACCGGTCTCAACCAGCAATAACGCTCTCTTAAACCTACCATCTGGCATCGCGACTCAAAGCGGTATCATTTATGGAGGTGGTTCGATTACCAAAGCTGGGGCCGGCGAGTTGATTCTCACCGCGAACAACACCTACCAAGGAGCCACGAGCATCTCTCTGGGGAGTTTGAGGATTGGTAATAACTCGACCAGCGGCAGCCTCGGCAGTGGCAATGTCAATAATAACGGCAGCCTTATCTTTGATCGGTCGAACACGATTACCGTAGGAAACCTCATCTCGGGCACAGGCTCACTCACCCAGGACGGCAGCGGCACCCTTAACCTTGGCGGAGCGCACACCTACACGGGAGCGACGATCATTAATTCTGGCAACCTGCGACTATACCACACCATGGCTCTGCAGAATTCCACGGTCGCTATCAATACCCACAATGGACTCAACCTCAATAACCTCAGCGCAACACTCGGCGGCCTCAGCGGCAATGGCAACCTCAGCTTAGGTTCCTCCACACTCACCGTAGGAAACAACAACGCCAACACATCCTACTCGGGGACCCTCAGCGGCAGCGGCAAGCTCACAAAAATCGGCAGCGGCGTATTTACCCTTGCTGGATCTAACACCTACAGCGGCAACACCACGGTCAATGCGGGAACGCTCCGGCTGGCTCATGCGTCGGCTCTGCAAAATGCAGATGTCTCGATCGGCTCGGCAGGCACACTCGACCTCAATAACTTCAATACCAACCTGACCAGCATCTCCGGTAGTGGCGGCCTCGGCCTCGGCTCAGCAACGCTCACCATAGCAGCCGGCAATCAAAATAAATCATTTGCCGGCGTGATCAGCGGCACGGGCAAGGTCGTGAAAACGGGTTCCGGCTCACTCACGTTCACCGGAGCCAATAGCTACACAGGCTCAACATCGGTTCAGGCAGGCAGCCTCGTGATCGGCCAGGGGAATACCAATGCCTTGCAAAACAGCGCGGTGACCATGGCCGCAGGAGCGACTCTTAGATTTGACGATAATGGTGATGGCTCAGAATACCGTCTTGCCTCGCTTGCCGGAGGCGGCACGGTAGACATTGAGGGTAGCCGTTTGGAACTCGGTTTCGACAACAGCTCCACCACCTTTGCTGGTGCCTTTATTGAGGATGCTGCGTTCAGTGCTGGAGTCATCGCCAAATATGGTTCCGGCACCTTCACACTCACCGGCTCTGGCCACTCGGTAGATGGCCTGCAGCTCAGAGAAGGCTCGCTCACCTTGGACGGGACTGCGGGTGACTTGGGGGATATCCAAAACTTGGCTGGTAATACGCAACTCACCCTCCGCAACGTCAATGCCCTCAGCGCAGAGTCACTCTACAATGAAGGAACCTTGCTAGTCACAGGAGCAAACATGAACCTCACGACAGAGGGAGACTTCGATAATAAAAACCAATTTACCCTTTCAAACGGAGCCCTCCTAACAGCGACAGGCAGCTTTGAGCAAGGTGCGTCAGACAGCACCACCATCGACCAGGCGTCGCTCACGATCGCTCGATTTGGCGACGCTCAGGGAACCATTGCCATCAGTGACCCGACGGGCGGAACTGCACTCAGCATCGGCTCTAGCAGCGGAACCAGCACTTTCGCCGGGGCCATTGTCGACCACACCAGCAGTTCTGGCTCGGTCAAAAAAACAGGCAACAGCACGGTCATTTTCTCCGGAGCCAATACCTACTCAGGTGCGACATCGATCGAAGCAGGCAGCCTCACTATCAGTCAGGGTAATTCCAATGCCCTGCTTAACAGTGCGGTGACGGTGGCTTCGGGGGCAACTCTGAGATTTGACGATCAGGGGGATGGCTTTGTTTACTCGATCGGTTCTCTTGCTGGGGCCGGCACAGTAGATATTAACGGAGGAGATCTGGGGATTGGTTGGGACAATAGCTCCACCACCTTTGCAGGCGCTCTTGTGGATGACCCTAACTTTAATGGGGATGGGATCAAAAAGTTTGGTTCCGGCACACTCACCCTGACAGGCTCCGGGCATCACGTGACAGTTCTGCAAATCAGAGATGGCTCGCTTATCCTGGACGGAGCCGCGGGAGATTTTGGGGAGATCCAGATCAACTCTGAAAATCATTTCACGATCCAAAATGGCAGTACCCCCAGCATAGCTTCACTCTATAACGTGGGAACTTTGTTAGTCACGGGATCGAGCACAGATTTCACCATTGAGGGCAGCTTGAGAAATTTCAACCAATTCTCCATGTCGAACGGTGCCAGCCTCACAGCGACTGACGTCTTCGAGCAAAGTGACTCAGATACTACGATCATCGACCAGGCATCGCTGACTCTCGCTCGATTTGGCAATGCCCAAGGCACCATCGCTATCAGTGACCCCGCAGGCGGCACCGCGCTCACCATCGGCACCGACAGCGACACCAGCACCTTTGCCGGAACCATCGTCGATCACACCAGCGGATCTGGTTCAATCATCAAAACCGGCAATAGCACCATCATCCTATCCGCAGCCAATACTTTTAGCGGAACCATCCGCATCGAGGAGGGTATTGTGCGTCTGGGTCATCCTCTTGCCCTACAAAACGCGCACGTCATCGTAGGTGCCAATGGCATCCTGGACATCAACGGCTTCAACCCCACATTCGCGAGTCTATCAGGCGTCGGAAATCTCGCCCTCGGCACCTCCACGCTCACGCTCGGAAATGGCGATGGCGATTCTACCTTTGCAGGAATCATCAGCGGAACTGGTGGGCTGATCAAAAAAGGCACAGGTTCTCTCACCCTCACTGGAGCCAATACCTACAGCGGACCGACCAAGATCGAAGCTGGCAAGATCATCATCAGTAAGGGGAATACCAGTGCCCTGCATCACAGTGCGGTGACCGTGGCCGCAGGAGCGACTCTAAAATTTGACGATCAGGGAGATGGATTTGACTATAACATCGGTTCTCTAGCAGGGGGTGGCACGGTGGATTTCAGTGGTGGTGAATTGAAACTTGGTTTCGACAACAGCTCCACCACCTTTGCAGGTGCTCTGGTTGACGCCCCTCATCTCGGTGGGGGGGTCGTGAAAAAGTTTGGTTCGGGCACACTCACTCTGACCGGCTCCGGGCATTCCATATCAGAGCTGCAAATCAAAGATGGCTCGCTTATCATAGATGGCGCAGCAGGATACTTAGGGGATATTCAGAACCACCCTGAAAGCAGCCAACTTACGCTCCAGAATGTCAGCACTCTCAGCATAGATTCAATCTACAATGCGAGTTCCTTGTTAGTTACGGGAGCAGGCACAGACCTGACCGTTCAGGGGAATTTGAGAAACTTTAACCAATTCACCCTATCGAACGGAGCACGCCTAACAGCAACTGGCGTCTTCGAGCAAAATGCCTCAGACACTACCACCATCGACCGGGCATCGCTGACCCTAGCTCGATATGGCAATGCACTAGGAACCATCGCCATCAGTGACCCGGCAGACGGCACCGCTCTCACCATCGGTACCAACAGCGGCACGAGCACCTTTAGTGGAGTGATCGTCGACCACACCAGCGGCCCAGGTTCCATCACCAAGGCCGGAGATAGCACCGTCATCTTTTCCGGAGCCAATACCTACAGCGGCACAACGACGGTCAGTGATGGCACACTCATCATCAGCGAGGGAAACACCACCGCCTTACGCAACAGTGCGGTGACCGTGGCCTCGGGAGCCACGCTACTTTTTGATGATGATGGGGTTGGATCATCCTATCAGATCGGTTCGCTTGCTGGAGGGGGCACGGTCGACTTTAGGCTTGGCGAACTCGACGTAGGCCTTAACAACACTTCAACCACATTTTCAGGAGCGTTTACCTATGATACTCTTAACAGCCCTGGCGAAATTGAAAAACGTGGCGGCGGTACGCTCACACTAAATGGTTCAAATCATTCGATTGGGGAGCTTGAGGTCTTTGAGGGAGGCATCTTGATCGACGGTGCGAGTGGCAACTTTGGCGCACTTAAAATACAAAGTTCAAATTCAACAATGACCATTCAAGATGTTGATGAGACTTTTCAAGTGAACTCTTTGCTAAACTTTGGAACTCTCAACATCATTGGAGGTGGAACCGAAGTCATCTCTACGGGTGATTTCACCAATGAAAATCAGCTAACGATCTCATCAGGATCCCGAGTCGTCACAAGCGGTGATTTCTTTCAATCTACGGGAGATACACTCACGGTTGATAGAGCGTCCTTCACCTTTGCCAAGTTTGATAACACTGCAGGCACCATCGCCATCAGCGACCCGGATCCCAATGCTGGATCCGCCCTAACAGTAGGCTCAAGCAACGGCACCAGCACCTTCAGCGGAATCATCAAAGACCATACCAACGGCCCGGGCTCTGTCACCAAGACCGGCAATAGCACTGTCATCTTTTCCGGGGCGAACACCTATAGCGGGGCGACGATGATCAGTGAGGGGACCTTGGCTATCAGCAACGGAAACGTGACTACCCTTGCAAATTCCGCCGTGACTGTGGCCTCGGGCGCGCAGCTCACCTTTGATGATGTCGACCAATGGGAATACCGAATCGGCTCCGTAGCGGGTGCCGGGGTGATTGATGTGGGCACTGGCACTTTGGACATTGGCCGGGACAATGCCTCCACGACCTTCTCCGGGGCCTTTCGTTTGACTGAGACCACGACCAGTGGACAAGTCGAAAAGAACGGCAGCGGCATGCTGACCCTGACCGGTTCCGGCCATGATGTGGGATTGCTGGAAGTTCAATCTGGAAGCGTGACCCTTGACGGGGCGGTGGGGAGCTTTGATCGGGTCGATGCCCTGGCCTCCACCACCATTCGAAATACCGACAACGCGTTTGTTGTTGGTCAACTGCGCAGCTTTAACACCTTGACGATCACGGGCGCCGGGACGCTGGTCGAAACCACGGGAAATGTGGAGAACTTCAATACGCTCCTGGTCGAAGATGGAGCTACCGTCCGCCCACTGAATGAGTTCATCCATGACAGCGGAGCCACCACTACCGTGGATCGGGCGAGCCTCGTCGTCCCGAAATTTGGCTTTACGAATAAGGGCACCATCGCGATCAGCGATCCGACCAATGGCACCGCCCTAACGATCGGCTCCAACAGTGGCAACAGCACCTTCGCCGGTACCATCGTCGACCACACCAGCGGCCCAGGCTCGGTCACTAAGACGGGCAGCAACTCCATCACTTTAAGCGGAGCGAACACCTATAGCGGGGCCACGACGATTGAGGCGGGCAACCTCATCATCAGCGAAGGTAACACCACAGCCCTGAGCAAGAGTTCTGTGATTGTAGCCTCGGGAGCCACCCTGACTTTTGATGATGACGATTTTGGAGCCCAATACCAGATGGGTTCAATCGCAGGTGGTGGCACGGTGAATTACCGAGTGGGTGAGCTTCAAGTCGGATCCGATAACTCATCGACCCTATTCGATGGGAGCTTCACGCATGAAACCTTGAACGGCTCAGGGCGTATGGAGAAGCGCGGCAGCGGCGCATTAACTCTGACTGGTTCGGGACATTTGGTCGGTGGATTAGAAAGCTTCGGAGGTGAAGTGATCTTCGATGGAACTAGCGGTGAGTTTGGCTCAATTCGATCCGTAAAAGGAAGTATCACATTCCGGAATGTGGACTCTAACCTCGGGATTAGTGATATTAGCAACTTTAAGACCTTAACGGTCACTGGCTCTAACACCGGGCTAACGATACAGGGTGACTTATACAATGAAGACCAGGTGAGAATTAGCTCCGGTGCGAGTATCACGGTGACAGGGGGGTTATTCCAGAGGTCTGGAGCCGCTATCATAGTTGACGAGGCCTCCTTCACGTTTGCAAATTTCAGTAATGGCGAAGGAACCATCGCCATCACCGACCCGACTGACGGCACCGCACTAACAATCGGCAAGAATAGCGGCCTCAGCACCTTTGCCGGAACCATCGTTGATCACACCAGCGGGCCTGGCTCCGTCACTAAGACCGGCAATAGCACCGTCATCCTAGCGGGCAACAACAGCTACACGGGCACCACGATCATTGAAGCGGGCACGCTGAAAACCGACAATCTCTCAGGCAGCCTCACCAACACCTCGGGAACCTTCTCCCCAGGCAACTCCCCTGCCCACACCACCATCAGCGGTGACTACACCCAGCAAGCCGCTGGCACCCTCGAAATCGAACTCGCCGGCCCCACTCAGGGCAGCGAATACGACTTCCTTGACATCTCAGGCACCGCCAACCTCGCCGGTAACATCAACGTCACCTTCCTAGGCGACTACTCCCCCAGCGGCGGCGAATCCTTCACCATCCTCTCCGCAGGCACCCTCACTAACAACGGTTACACCCTCAACCTCCCAGACCTCGCCAACAGCGGACTGGAATGGAAAGTAGGAACCACCGCCACCAGCCTCACCCTCAGCGTCGAATTCACCGACAACATTGAGGGCTTCCGCGCTCAATACGGCCTCAACCCAGACGGCTCAGACGACTTCCTCGATTGGTCCAACAATGGGACAAAAAACATCCTCTACCACGCCTTCGGCCTCGGCGACCCGAACAACGCCAGCATAAACCGCTCTCGTCTTCCTAGCGGAGAACAAGATGGCGATAGTTTCGCCTTCACCTACCTCGAACCCATCGCCACGACCACAGGAATCAGTATAACGCCCGTCATCTCCACCAACCTAACCGCCTGGCAAACACCCCCCGCCCTCGGCGAACTCCCCACCTCCACCATCACCGAAGACCTCGGCGACGGCTACCAGCGCCACACCCTCACCTTCCCGATAAAAACCAGCCCTCGCTTCTTCACCGTCGAAGTCACCGTCGGTGACTAA
- a CDS encoding response regulator transcription factor: MHIVVIEDEPDLGSILKEILEMEGHHVELMTNGRDGLNLALHAQPDLVLIDVMLPELNGWEVLKALRRKSDVPVLMLTAMDATQDRVRGLDLGADDYQTKPFEVEELQARVRALLRRKTGSSTTKIEFAPRLTFCQKERKVTKDGEEVSLTSRELALLEYFIQNQGRTLTRTMIDERFIDYSDAESDVLSVLIYRLRKKLGSNTIKTRRGLGFELPKFSHQ; the protein is encoded by the coding sequence ATGCACATCGTAGTCATCGAAGACGAACCAGATCTAGGATCCATTTTAAAGGAGATCCTCGAAATGGAGGGCCATCACGTAGAACTGATGACCAATGGACGTGACGGCCTTAATCTGGCACTTCACGCCCAGCCGGACCTTGTCCTCATTGACGTCATGCTTCCTGAGTTGAACGGTTGGGAGGTTCTAAAGGCCCTGCGCCGCAAAAGCGATGTCCCCGTACTCATGCTAACAGCAATGGACGCCACACAAGATCGCGTACGCGGGCTGGACCTTGGTGCTGATGACTACCAAACAAAACCATTTGAAGTCGAGGAACTCCAGGCACGTGTCAGAGCGCTTCTCCGGCGAAAGACTGGTTCATCGACAACCAAGATCGAGTTCGCACCAAGACTAACCTTCTGCCAAAAAGAACGTAAAGTAACCAAAGATGGAGAGGAGGTCAGCCTTACTAGCAGGGAACTCGCGCTATTAGAGTATTTCATTCAAAATCAAGGAAGAACACTTACTAGAACCATGATAGACGAGAGATTTATCGACTATTCTGATGCCGAAAGTGACGTGCTCAGTGTACTCATCTACCGTCTGAGGAAAAAACTCGGTTCAAACACCATTAAAACAAGGCGTGGACTTGGTTTCGAACTCCCTAAATTTTCTCACCAGTAG
- the fabD gene encoding ACP S-malonyltransferase, with amino-acid sequence MSKKVVILFSGQGAQKVGMGKDLVEAYSVAKELFSKADEALGFSLSEIMFDGPDEELTKTSRCQPALYLHGLACLAVLKEKVADLKVTAAAGLSLGEFTAHAAAGTFSFEDGLNVVAQRGQFMEEACESTEGSMAAMIGGDEEAVKQLAADSDVDVANFNAPGQIVLSGTVEGIDKAVAGAKERGIRMAKKLNVAGAYHSRLMQSAQDKLSAVLADTEIATPNVPVYCNFKATQVADAAEIRETLEKQVTGSVRWTESMQALIAEGNTTFVELGPGKVLAGLMGRIDKSVEVISIEDAASLEEAIQKLA; translated from the coding sequence ATGAGTAAAAAAGTAGTCATTCTTTTCTCAGGACAAGGTGCCCAGAAAGTGGGCATGGGTAAGGATCTCGTGGAAGCGTATTCGGTAGCCAAGGAGTTGTTCAGCAAGGCTGATGAAGCTCTCGGTTTTTCTCTTTCCGAGATCATGTTCGATGGTCCGGATGAGGAACTCACCAAGACATCCCGCTGCCAGCCTGCGCTGTATCTCCACGGTTTGGCTTGCTTGGCTGTTCTCAAGGAGAAAGTGGCAGACCTCAAGGTGACTGCAGCGGCTGGCCTTTCCCTTGGCGAGTTTACCGCCCATGCAGCAGCTGGGACTTTCAGTTTTGAAGACGGACTGAACGTAGTCGCCCAGCGCGGCCAGTTCATGGAAGAAGCTTGCGAAAGCACCGAAGGTAGCATGGCTGCCATGATCGGTGGTGATGAGGAAGCGGTGAAGCAATTGGCTGCCGATAGTGATGTGGATGTAGCCAATTTCAATGCGCCAGGTCAGATCGTACTTTCAGGTACTGTGGAAGGTATCGACAAGGCGGTTGCTGGTGCCAAGGAGCGCGGTATCCGCATGGCGAAGAAGCTTAATGTTGCTGGTGCCTACCACTCCCGCTTGATGCAGAGTGCTCAGGACAAGCTTTCTGCTGTTTTGGCCGATACTGAGATCGCTACTCCAAACGTGCCTGTGTACTGTAACTTCAAGGCAACTCAAGTGGCTGATGCCGCCGAGATCCGTGAGACTCTGGAGAAGCAGGTGACTGGTTCCGTACGCTGGACGGAGAGCATGCAGGCTCTGATCGCTGAGGGTAACACGACATTCGTGGAGCTTGGCCCAGGCAAGGTGCTTGCTGGTCTGATGGGACGTATCGACAAGAGTGTCGAGGTGATCTCAATCGAGGATGCCGCTTCACTTGAAGAGGCTATCCAGAAGCTTGCATAA
- a CDS encoding sensor histidine kinase: protein MIFRSIATQLQLWHCAVPSLLLNLLLILFYQNQEKALTENIDIELKSRISGILPFAHQVVASLDHENSAEAGESPTSPQTQLTVTPDAPVAEALDAGLYVRIFSSDNRLLWKSDGAPDLPNPDVQSPHKGTNIYTTGEYREAIQHTPQSYVVALGSSCEALSHQLNTLRWQLFGLGAGLIFMGWTVGYIITLRALRPLKTISQTARSISSGKRGQRINVDETKNELGSLAIVLNESFERQDAAFDQQVQFLADASHELRTPLAIILAKAHLGQHYTDPQSRTEALATCETAAKHMRDLIESLLDLSRLDSGVFELLTTPGDLAEMAQAAIDFIHPLAEEKNIKVRAKLTSAPSDFDQQRIRQVFINILSNAIKYNQPTNGWIEVTGRVEANHYHFSCTNSGKTIPAIDLPHLFDRFYRVDKSRTKSREGSAGLGLAITKSIVEAHGGRISAESANEVTTVTVLLPLPPTDQN from the coding sequence ATGATTTTTCGCTCAATAGCAACCCAACTACAGCTCTGGCACTGTGCAGTGCCTTCGCTGCTCCTGAATCTCTTACTCATTCTTTTTTATCAAAATCAGGAGAAAGCTCTCACAGAAAATATTGATATTGAGCTCAAGTCTCGCATTTCAGGCATCTTGCCATTCGCGCATCAAGTGGTTGCTTCTTTGGATCACGAAAACTCAGCTGAGGCCGGAGAAAGCCCCACCTCGCCCCAAACACAACTCACGGTCACCCCGGATGCCCCTGTTGCCGAGGCCTTGGACGCTGGCCTATACGTCCGTATCTTTTCCAGCGATAACAGACTGCTATGGAAATCGGACGGAGCGCCTGATTTACCGAATCCAGACGTCCAGTCCCCACACAAGGGAACTAACATTTACACCACGGGAGAATACCGCGAGGCCATCCAACATACGCCGCAATCCTATGTTGTCGCTCTCGGCAGTAGTTGTGAAGCATTGTCACATCAGCTCAACACATTGCGATGGCAGCTCTTTGGCCTAGGTGCAGGTCTCATCTTCATGGGCTGGACTGTGGGATACATCATCACACTCCGAGCCCTTCGCCCTCTCAAAACTATTTCACAAACTGCCCGCTCGATTTCCTCAGGCAAGCGCGGCCAGCGCATCAACGTCGACGAAACGAAAAACGAACTCGGCTCCCTGGCCATAGTGCTCAACGAGAGCTTCGAACGCCAGGACGCCGCCTTCGACCAACAAGTGCAGTTCTTAGCAGACGCCTCACACGAACTTAGGACTCCCCTTGCGATCATTCTCGCCAAAGCACACCTCGGCCAGCATTACACCGATCCGCAAAGCCGGACCGAAGCGCTAGCCACTTGTGAAACCGCAGCTAAACACATGCGAGACCTGATTGAATCCCTGCTCGATCTATCACGCCTGGACTCCGGGGTATTCGAACTGCTCACCACCCCCGGAGACCTCGCGGAAATGGCACAGGCTGCCATCGATTTTATTCATCCCCTTGCTGAAGAAAAAAATATAAAAGTGCGGGCGAAATTGACGAGCGCTCCAAGTGACTTCGACCAGCAGCGCATCCGCCAAGTCTTTATTAATATCCTCAGCAACGCCATCAAATATAACCAGCCAACCAATGGCTGGATAGAAGTGACAGGAAGAGTTGAAGCGAATCACTACCACTTCTCCTGCACGAACTCTGGCAAAACCATTCCGGCTATCGACCTGCCCCATCTCTTCGACCGCTTCTACCGGGTTGACAAATCCCGCACCAAGTCTCGCGAAGGCAGCGCTGGTCTTGGCCTCGCCATCACCAAGTCCATCGTCGAAGCCCACGGCGGCCGCATTTCCGCTGAAAGCGCGAATGAAGTCACCACCGTCACAGTGCTGCTGCCCCTTCCTCCAACGGACCAAAACTGA
- a CDS encoding glycerate kinase: protein MRILVACDKFKGSLTATEVCEAIAQGLWEANPGMVVDRVPIADGGEGFSETMMQALGGEWVECVASDALGKIREVKYALCGHVAVIEIAAAAGLAMLEEGDRDIWAASTFGVGMMMRHAVREMGATKLVIGLGGSATNDGGVGMAAALGIKFLDSDGNELEPNPRELLRLDRIDESGVIDLPEVLVACDVENPLLGARGASAVYGPQKGASPEDVVQLDEALAQLVYAADAGKLSTIPGVGAAGGMGFGLMRFAGGKLVKGFELVAKELRLEERIKEADLVITGEGSLDAQTEEGKGPAGIAKLAKEAGKPVIAIAGRVEDGAEKMFDQCLSLCSLGLGPSECMARAAELVRGRARELAGM from the coding sequence ATGAGAATTCTAGTTGCGTGTGATAAGTTTAAAGGCTCGCTGACTGCGACGGAGGTTTGTGAGGCGATTGCTCAGGGGCTATGGGAGGCCAATCCGGGGATGGTGGTGGATCGAGTGCCCATAGCGGATGGAGGTGAAGGGTTTTCTGAGACAATGATGCAGGCCCTTGGCGGTGAGTGGGTAGAGTGTGTGGCGAGTGATGCACTGGGGAAGATCAGAGAAGTAAAGTATGCTCTGTGTGGTCATGTGGCGGTGATTGAGATAGCGGCGGCTGCCGGGCTGGCGATGCTGGAGGAAGGGGATCGGGATATCTGGGCAGCGTCCACCTTCGGTGTGGGGATGATGATGCGGCATGCCGTGCGTGAAATGGGCGCTACGAAACTCGTGATTGGCCTCGGAGGTAGTGCCACCAATGATGGTGGAGTGGGGATGGCGGCGGCGCTCGGGATCAAATTTTTAGATTCAGATGGTAATGAGCTTGAGCCGAATCCGCGTGAGCTTTTGAGGTTGGATCGTATCGATGAGAGTGGAGTGATCGATCTACCTGAAGTGTTGGTAGCTTGTGATGTGGAGAATCCTCTTCTCGGGGCCCGCGGGGCCAGTGCCGTCTACGGGCCTCAGAAAGGAGCCAGTCCGGAGGATGTGGTGCAGCTGGATGAAGCGCTGGCCCAGTTGGTCTATGCCGCGGATGCTGGCAAATTGAGTACAATTCCGGGAGTGGGAGCGGCAGGAGGCATGGGCTTTGGGCTGATGCGCTTTGCTGGCGGCAAGCTGGTGAAGGGATTTGAGTTGGTAGCCAAGGAACTTAGGCTGGAGGAAAGAATAAAGGAAGCTGATCTGGTGATCACTGGAGAAGGTAGCCTAGATGCCCAGACTGAGGAAGGAAAGGGGCCGGCTGGTATTGCCAAGTTAGCCAAAGAGGCTGGCAAGCCAGTGATTGCGATTGCTGGTAGGGTGGAAGACGGGGCTGAAAAGATGTTCGATCAGTGTCTCAGCCTATGCAGTCTGGGGCTTGGTCCTTCCGAGTGCATGGCGCGTGCCGCAGAATTGGTCCGCGGCAGGGCCAGGGAATTGGCTGGCATGTAG